One genomic window of Muntiacus reevesi chromosome 4, mMunRee1.1, whole genome shotgun sequence includes the following:
- the ASB8 gene encoding ankyrin repeat and SOCS box protein 8 isoform X1 produces MSSSMWYIMQSIQSKYSLSERLIRTIAAIRSFPHDNVEDLIRGGADVNCTHGTLKPLHCACMVSDADCVELLLEKGAEVNALDGYNRTALHYAAEKDEACVEVLLEYGANPNALDGNRDTPLHWAAFKNNAECVRALLESGASVNALDYNNDTPLSWAAMKGNLESVSILLDYGAEVRVINLKGQTPISRLVALLVRGLGTEKEDSCFELLHRAVGHFELRKNGTMPREVAKDQQLCEKLTVLCSAPGTLKTLSRYAVRRSLGLQYLPDAVKGLPLPASLKEYLLLVE; encoded by the exons ATGAGTTCCAGTATGTGGTATATTATGCAGAGCATTCAGAGCAAATACTCTCTCTCAGAGCGCTTAATCCGAACAATCGCTGCCATTCGCTCCTTCCCACACGACAATGTAGAGGACCTCATCAGAGGG GGAGCAGATGTGAACTGTACCCACGGCACGCTGAAGCCCTTGCACTGTGCCTGCATGGTGTCTGATGCGGACTGTGTGGAGTTACTGCTGGAAAAGGGAGCTGAG GTGAATGCCCTGGATGGTTACAACCGAACAGCCCTCCACTATGCAGCCGAGAAAGATGAGGCTTGTGTGGAGGTCCTGTTGGAGTATGGTGCAAACCCCAATGCACTGGACGGAAACCGAGACACCCCACTTCACTGGGCAGCCTTTAAGAACAATGCTGAGTGTGTGCGGGCCCTCCTAGAGAGCGGGGCCTCTGTCAACGCCCTGGATTACAACAATGACACCCCTCTCAGCTGGGCTGCCATGAAGGGAAATCTTGAGAGCGTCAGCATCCTTCTTGATTATGGTGCAGAGGTCAGAGTCATCAACCTAAAAGGCCAGACGCCCATCTCCCGCCTGGTGGCTCTGCTGGTCAGGGGACTTGGGACAGAGAAAGAGGACTCTTGCTTTGAGCTCCTCCACAGAGCTGTCGGACACTTTGAATTGAGGAAAAACGGCACCATGCCACGAGAAGTGGCTAAAGACCAGCAGCTGTGTGAAAAGCTGACTGTTCTGTGCTCAGCCCCCGGGACCCTCAAAACACTCTCTCGCTATGCTGTGCGCCGGAGCCTGGGACTCCAGTATCTGCCGGATGCCGTCAAGGGCCTTCCTCTGCCAGCTTCTCTAAAGGAATACCTGTTGCTTGTAGAATAG
- the ASB8 gene encoding ankyrin repeat and SOCS box protein 8 isoform X2: MVSDADCVELLLEKGAEVNALDGYNRTALHYAAEKDEACVEVLLEYGANPNALDGNRDTPLHWAAFKNNAECVRALLESGASVNALDYNNDTPLSWAAMKGNLESVSILLDYGAEVRVINLKGQTPISRLVALLVRGLGTEKEDSCFELLHRAVGHFELRKNGTMPREVAKDQQLCEKLTVLCSAPGTLKTLSRYAVRRSLGLQYLPDAVKGLPLPASLKEYLLLVE; encoded by the exons ATGGTGTCTGATGCGGACTGTGTGGAGTTACTGCTGGAAAAGGGAGCTGAG GTGAATGCCCTGGATGGTTACAACCGAACAGCCCTCCACTATGCAGCCGAGAAAGATGAGGCTTGTGTGGAGGTCCTGTTGGAGTATGGTGCAAACCCCAATGCACTGGACGGAAACCGAGACACCCCACTTCACTGGGCAGCCTTTAAGAACAATGCTGAGTGTGTGCGGGCCCTCCTAGAGAGCGGGGCCTCTGTCAACGCCCTGGATTACAACAATGACACCCCTCTCAGCTGGGCTGCCATGAAGGGAAATCTTGAGAGCGTCAGCATCCTTCTTGATTATGGTGCAGAGGTCAGAGTCATCAACCTAAAAGGCCAGACGCCCATCTCCCGCCTGGTGGCTCTGCTGGTCAGGGGACTTGGGACAGAGAAAGAGGACTCTTGCTTTGAGCTCCTCCACAGAGCTGTCGGACACTTTGAATTGAGGAAAAACGGCACCATGCCACGAGAAGTGGCTAAAGACCAGCAGCTGTGTGAAAAGCTGACTGTTCTGTGCTCAGCCCCCGGGACCCTCAAAACACTCTCTCGCTATGCTGTGCGCCGGAGCCTGGGACTCCAGTATCTGCCGGATGCCGTCAAGGGCCTTCCTCTGCCAGCTTCTCTAAAGGAATACCTGTTGCTTGTAGAATAG
- the PFKM gene encoding ATP-dependent 6-phosphofructokinase, muscle type isoform X2: MTHEEHHAAKTLGIGKAIAVLTSGGDAQGMNAAVRAVVRVGIYTGARVFFVHEGYQGLVDGGDNIREATWESVSMMLQLGGTVIGSARCKDFREREGRLRAAHNLVKRGITNLCVIGGDGSLTGADTFRSEWSDLLSDLQKSGKITAEEATKSSYLNIVGLVGSIDNDFCGTDMTIGTDSALHRIIEIVDAITTTAQSHQRTFVLEVMGRHCGYLALVTSLSCGADWVFIPECPPDDDWEEHLCRRLSETRNRGSRLNIIIVAEGAIDKSGKSISSEDIKNLVVKRLGYDTRVTVLGHVQRGGTPSAFDRILGSRMGVEAVMALLEGTPDTPACVVSLSGNQAVRLPLMECVQVTKDVTRAMNERKFDEAMKLRGRSFMNNWEVYKLLAHVRPPVSKSGSHTVAVMNVGAPAAGMNAAVRSTVRIGLIQGNRVLVVHDGFEGLAKGQIEEAGWSYVGGWTGQGGSKLGTKRTLPKKSFEQISANITKFNIQGLVLIGGFEAYTGGLELMEGRKLYDELCIPFVVIPATVSNNVPGSDFSVGADTALNTICMTCDRIKQSAAGTKRRVFIIETMGGYCGYLATMAGLAAGADAAYIFEEPFTIRDLQVNVEHLVQKMKTTVKRGLVLRNEKCNENYTTDFIFNLYSEEGKGVFDSRKNVLGHMQQGGSPTPFDRNFATKMGAKAMNWMSGKIKESYRNGRIFANTPDSGCVLGMRKRALVFQPVTELKEQTDFEHRIPKEQWWLKLRPILKILAKYEIDLDTTEHAHLEHISRKRSGEANV, encoded by the exons ATGACCCATGAAGAGCACCATGCAGCCAAAACTCTGGGAATCGGCAAAGCCATTGCCGTGTTAACCTCTGGTGGCGATGCCCAAG GTATGAATGCTGCTGTCAGAGCTGTGGTTCGTGTTGGCATCTATACTGGTGCCCGTGTCTTCTTTGTCCATGAG GGTTATCAAGGCCTGGTGGATGGTGGAGATAACATCCGGGAAGCCACGTGGGAGAGTGTCTCGATGATGCTGCAGCTG GGAGGCACGGTGATTGGAAGTGCCAGGTGCAAGGACTTTCGGGAACGGGAAGGCCGGCTCCGAGCTGCCCACAACCTGGTGAAGCGTGGGATCACCAACCTGTGTGTCATTGGGGGAGATGGCAGCCTCACTGGGGCCGACACCTTCCGCTCTGAGTGGAGTGACTTGTTGAGTGACCTTCAGAAATCAG GCAAGATCACAGCAGAGGAGGCTACCAAGTCCAGCTACCTGAACATCGTGGGCCTGGTTGGCTCAATTGACAACGACTTCTGTGGCACTGATATGACCATCGGCACCGACTCTGCCCTGCACCGGATCATAGAGATTGTAGATGCCATCACTACTACTGCTCAGAG CCACCAGAGGACCTTTGTGTTGGAGGTGATGGGCCGGCACTGTGG ATACCTGGCCCTCGTCACTTCCCTCTCCTGTGGGGCCGACTGGGTCTTTATTCCCGAGTGTCCACCCGATGACGACTGGGAGGAGCACCTTTGTCGCCGGCTCAGCGAG ACAAGGAACCGTGGTTCTCGTCTTAACATCATCATCGTAGCTGAGGGTGCGATTGACAAGAGTGGGAAATCGATCTCCTCTGAAGACATCAAAAAC cTGGTGGTTAAGCGTCTGGGATATGACACCCGGGTGACTGTCTTGGGGCATGTGCAGCGGGGTGGGACGCCGTCGGCCTTTGACAGAATCCTG GGCAGCAGGATGGGTGTGGAAGCAGTCATGGCGCTTTTGGAGGGGACCCCGGATACCCCAGCCTGTGTGGTGAGCCTCTCTGGTAACCAGGCTGTGCGCCTGCCCCTCATGGAGTGTGTCCAGGTG ACCAAGGACGTGACCAGGGCCATGAATGAGAGGAAATTCGATGAAGCCATGAAGCTGAGGGGCCG GAGCTTCATGAACAACTGGGAGGTATACAAGCTTCTGGCTCATGTCAGACCCCCGGTGTCTAAG AGTGGCTCCCACACGGTGGCTGTGATGAACGTGGGAGCGCCAGCCGCAGGCATGAATGCCGCCGTCCGCTCCACTGTGAGGATCGGCCTCATCCAGGGCAACCGGGTGTTGGTGGTGCACGATGGCTTCGAGGGCCTGGCCAAGGGGCAG ATTGAGGAAGCTGGATGGAGCTACGTTGGGGGCTGGACTGGCCAAGGTGGTTCTAAACTTGGGACTAAAAG GACTCTACCCAAGAAGAGCTTCGAGCAGATCAGTGCCAACATCACTAAGTTTAACATTCAGGGCCTTGTCCTTATCGGGGGCTTTGAG GCTTACACAGGGGGCCTGGAGCTGATGGAGGGCAGGAAGCTGTATGATGAGCTCTGCATCCCCTTCGTGGTCATCCCTGCCACAGTCTCCAACAACGTGCCTGGCTCGGACTTCAGCGTGGGGGCTGACACTGCCCTCAACACCATCTGCATG ACGTGTGACCGCATCAAGCAGTCAGCGGCAGGCACCAAGCGCCGTGTGTTTATCATTGAAACGATGGGCGGCTACTGCGGCTACCTGGCCACCATGGCAGGCCTGGCAGCCGGGGCTGATGCTGCGTATATTTTTGAGGAGCCCTTCACCATTCGAGACCTGCAG GTGAACGTGGAACATCTGGtacaaaagatgaaaacaactgTGAAGAGGGGCCTGGTGTTAAG GAACGAGAAGTGCAATGAGAACTACACCACTGACTTCATCTTCAACCTGTACTCCGAGGAGGGGAAGGGCGTCTTCGACAGCAGGAAGAACGTGCTGGGCCACATGCAGCAG GGTGGGAGCCCAACTCCATTCGACCGAAATTTTGCCACTAAGATGGGTGCAAAGGCTATGAACTGGATGTCAGGGAAAATCAAAGAGAGTTACCGTAACG GGAGGATCTTTGCCAATACCCCAGACTCAGGCTGTGTTCTGGGGATGCGTAAGAGGGCCCTGGTCTTCCAACCAGTGACTGAGTTGAAGGAACAGACGGATTTTGA GCACCGCATCCCCAAGGAACAGTGGTGGCTGAAGCTGAGGCCTATCCTTAAGATCCTCGCCAAGTACGAGATTGACTTGGATACCACAGAGCATGCCCACCTGGAGCACATCTCTCGGAAGCGGTCCGGAGAAGCTAACGTCTAA
- the PFKM gene encoding ATP-dependent 6-phosphofructokinase, muscle type isoform X1, translating to MRKVELHLKLFISVIQSRQLVRTPQRTAEEASTSSMLIQKPPSGTDALKNLDTVDDPDTVEGISIFANEWIMTHEEHHAAKTLGIGKAIAVLTSGGDAQGMNAAVRAVVRVGIYTGARVFFVHEGYQGLVDGGDNIREATWESVSMMLQLGGTVIGSARCKDFREREGRLRAAHNLVKRGITNLCVIGGDGSLTGADTFRSEWSDLLSDLQKSGKITAEEATKSSYLNIVGLVGSIDNDFCGTDMTIGTDSALHRIIEIVDAITTTAQSHQRTFVLEVMGRHCGYLALVTSLSCGADWVFIPECPPDDDWEEHLCRRLSETRNRGSRLNIIIVAEGAIDKSGKSISSEDIKNLVVKRLGYDTRVTVLGHVQRGGTPSAFDRILGSRMGVEAVMALLEGTPDTPACVVSLSGNQAVRLPLMECVQVTKDVTRAMNERKFDEAMKLRGRSFMNNWEVYKLLAHVRPPVSKSGSHTVAVMNVGAPAAGMNAAVRSTVRIGLIQGNRVLVVHDGFEGLAKGQIEEAGWSYVGGWTGQGGSKLGTKRTLPKKSFEQISANITKFNIQGLVLIGGFEAYTGGLELMEGRKLYDELCIPFVVIPATVSNNVPGSDFSVGADTALNTICMTCDRIKQSAAGTKRRVFIIETMGGYCGYLATMAGLAAGADAAYIFEEPFTIRDLQVNVEHLVQKMKTTVKRGLVLRNEKCNENYTTDFIFNLYSEEGKGVFDSRKNVLGHMQQGGSPTPFDRNFATKMGAKAMNWMSGKIKESYRNGRIFANTPDSGCVLGMRKRALVFQPVTELKEQTDFEHRIPKEQWWLKLRPILKILAKYEIDLDTTEHAHLEHISRKRSGEANV from the exons AGTGGATCATGACCCATGAAGAGCACCATGCAGCCAAAACTCTGGGAATCGGCAAAGCCATTGCCGTGTTAACCTCTGGTGGCGATGCCCAAG GTATGAATGCTGCTGTCAGAGCTGTGGTTCGTGTTGGCATCTATACTGGTGCCCGTGTCTTCTTTGTCCATGAG GGTTATCAAGGCCTGGTGGATGGTGGAGATAACATCCGGGAAGCCACGTGGGAGAGTGTCTCGATGATGCTGCAGCTG GGAGGCACGGTGATTGGAAGTGCCAGGTGCAAGGACTTTCGGGAACGGGAAGGCCGGCTCCGAGCTGCCCACAACCTGGTGAAGCGTGGGATCACCAACCTGTGTGTCATTGGGGGAGATGGCAGCCTCACTGGGGCCGACACCTTCCGCTCTGAGTGGAGTGACTTGTTGAGTGACCTTCAGAAATCAG GCAAGATCACAGCAGAGGAGGCTACCAAGTCCAGCTACCTGAACATCGTGGGCCTGGTTGGCTCAATTGACAACGACTTCTGTGGCACTGATATGACCATCGGCACCGACTCTGCCCTGCACCGGATCATAGAGATTGTAGATGCCATCACTACTACTGCTCAGAG CCACCAGAGGACCTTTGTGTTGGAGGTGATGGGCCGGCACTGTGG ATACCTGGCCCTCGTCACTTCCCTCTCCTGTGGGGCCGACTGGGTCTTTATTCCCGAGTGTCCACCCGATGACGACTGGGAGGAGCACCTTTGTCGCCGGCTCAGCGAG ACAAGGAACCGTGGTTCTCGTCTTAACATCATCATCGTAGCTGAGGGTGCGATTGACAAGAGTGGGAAATCGATCTCCTCTGAAGACATCAAAAAC cTGGTGGTTAAGCGTCTGGGATATGACACCCGGGTGACTGTCTTGGGGCATGTGCAGCGGGGTGGGACGCCGTCGGCCTTTGACAGAATCCTG GGCAGCAGGATGGGTGTGGAAGCAGTCATGGCGCTTTTGGAGGGGACCCCGGATACCCCAGCCTGTGTGGTGAGCCTCTCTGGTAACCAGGCTGTGCGCCTGCCCCTCATGGAGTGTGTCCAGGTG ACCAAGGACGTGACCAGGGCCATGAATGAGAGGAAATTCGATGAAGCCATGAAGCTGAGGGGCCG GAGCTTCATGAACAACTGGGAGGTATACAAGCTTCTGGCTCATGTCAGACCCCCGGTGTCTAAG AGTGGCTCCCACACGGTGGCTGTGATGAACGTGGGAGCGCCAGCCGCAGGCATGAATGCCGCCGTCCGCTCCACTGTGAGGATCGGCCTCATCCAGGGCAACCGGGTGTTGGTGGTGCACGATGGCTTCGAGGGCCTGGCCAAGGGGCAG ATTGAGGAAGCTGGATGGAGCTACGTTGGGGGCTGGACTGGCCAAGGTGGTTCTAAACTTGGGACTAAAAG GACTCTACCCAAGAAGAGCTTCGAGCAGATCAGTGCCAACATCACTAAGTTTAACATTCAGGGCCTTGTCCTTATCGGGGGCTTTGAG GCTTACACAGGGGGCCTGGAGCTGATGGAGGGCAGGAAGCTGTATGATGAGCTCTGCATCCCCTTCGTGGTCATCCCTGCCACAGTCTCCAACAACGTGCCTGGCTCGGACTTCAGCGTGGGGGCTGACACTGCCCTCAACACCATCTGCATG ACGTGTGACCGCATCAAGCAGTCAGCGGCAGGCACCAAGCGCCGTGTGTTTATCATTGAAACGATGGGCGGCTACTGCGGCTACCTGGCCACCATGGCAGGCCTGGCAGCCGGGGCTGATGCTGCGTATATTTTTGAGGAGCCCTTCACCATTCGAGACCTGCAG GTGAACGTGGAACATCTGGtacaaaagatgaaaacaactgTGAAGAGGGGCCTGGTGTTAAG GAACGAGAAGTGCAATGAGAACTACACCACTGACTTCATCTTCAACCTGTACTCCGAGGAGGGGAAGGGCGTCTTCGACAGCAGGAAGAACGTGCTGGGCCACATGCAGCAG GGTGGGAGCCCAACTCCATTCGACCGAAATTTTGCCACTAAGATGGGTGCAAAGGCTATGAACTGGATGTCAGGGAAAATCAAAGAGAGTTACCGTAACG GGAGGATCTTTGCCAATACCCCAGACTCAGGCTGTGTTCTGGGGATGCGTAAGAGGGCCCTGGTCTTCCAACCAGTGACTGAGTTGAAGGAACAGACGGATTTTGA GCACCGCATCCCCAAGGAACAGTGGTGGCTGAAGCTGAGGCCTATCCTTAAGATCCTCGCCAAGTACGAGATTGACTTGGATACCACAGAGCATGCCCACCTGGAGCACATCTCTCGGAAGCGGTCCGGAGAAGCTAACGTCTAA